Proteins encoded in a region of the Flavobacteriaceae bacterium HL-DH10 genome:
- a CDS encoding VWA domain-containing protein, whose translation MYQLEEKIWFWLLGVIPVIWLLFLVLQFWKYKAQNKFADKKLLKRLSPNASLFKSVLKIIVLSLAFACLAIALVNPKIGTKLETVKREGVDIVFAIDVSKSMLAEDIAPNRLEKSKQLVTQIINNLASDRVGIIAYAGKAFPQLPITTDYASAKMFLQSMNTDMLSSQGTAINEAIELAKTYFDDEQQTNRVLIIISDGEDHSEQAASVAEEASDEGIRIFTIGVGDAKGGPIPEKRNGIVLNYKKDSQGETVITRLNEETLKNIADAANGAYINGKNTNDVVENIREILNGMDKTEFEAKQFADFKDQFQWFLGFGVFFLLLDVFLLERKTAWLKKLNLFNENL comes from the coding sequence ATGTATCAATTAGAAGAAAAAATATGGTTTTGGTTATTAGGCGTTATTCCTGTAATATGGCTACTGTTTTTAGTGCTTCAATTTTGGAAATATAAAGCACAGAACAAGTTTGCAGACAAAAAGTTACTTAAAAGACTAAGCCCTAATGCATCATTATTTAAATCGGTTTTAAAAATTATTGTGTTAAGTTTAGCTTTTGCATGTTTAGCGATTGCTTTAGTAAACCCGAAAATTGGAACCAAGTTAGAAACAGTAAAGCGAGAAGGGGTTGATATTGTTTTTGCAATAGATGTTTCTAAAAGTATGCTGGCTGAAGATATTGCTCCAAACCGATTGGAAAAATCAAAACAATTGGTAACTCAAATTATTAATAATTTGGCAAGCGATCGGGTTGGTATTATTGCTTACGCAGGAAAGGCATTTCCGCAACTACCAATAACAACAGATTATGCATCGGCAAAAATGTTTTTGCAAAGCATGAATACCGATATGTTATCATCTCAAGGAACAGCTATAAATGAAGCTATAGAATTGGCTAAAACGTATTTTGATGATGAGCAACAAACCAATAGAGTCCTTATTATAATTTCTGATGGAGAAGATCACAGTGAACAAGCTGCGTCGGTAGCCGAAGAAGCTAGTGATGAAGGCATCAGGATTTTTACTATTGGTGTTGGTGATGCAAAAGGAGGTCCTATCCCGGAAAAAAGGAATGGGATTGTTTTAAATTATAAAAAGGATAGTCAAGGTGAAACAGTGATTACGCGTTTAAATGAAGAAACGCTTAAAAATATAGCTGACGCAGCTAATGGTGCTTATATTAATGGAAAAAATACAAATGATGTTGTTGAAAATATTCGTGAGATTTTAAATGGCATGGATAAAACAGAATTTGAAGCTAAACAATTTGCCGATTTTAAAGACCAGTTTCAATGGTTTTTAGGCTTTGGTGTTTTCTTCTTGTTATTAGATGTTTTCCTATTAGAACGTAAAACCGCTTGGTTAAAGAAGTTGAATTTATTTAATGAGAATTTATAA
- a CDS encoding tetratricopeptide repeat protein, with the protein MKQITTYILLLITTVSFAQEKDKEQLLALKKANNYVYEGNSLIQEDDFVSAEMAYRKAISEQPSTVAGIYNLGSSYIKKGNFDEALYRLQEAAESATSKAEKHKAFHNIGNVLMQNKKCKEAVEAFKSALRNDPADDETRYNLGLAKVCAEQQKQDQKDENKDDENKDNKDENKDNKDQKENDDKKDKDGDNKDEDKKDEGDQDKKEGEDEKDDEGKPKDEKEDKGKGDEEKERPTTT; encoded by the coding sequence ATGAAACAAATAACAACATATATATTACTACTAATAACAACAGTATCTTTTGCTCAAGAAAAAGATAAAGAACAATTATTGGCATTAAAAAAGGCGAATAATTATGTGTATGAAGGTAATAGTTTAATACAAGAAGATGATTTTGTTTCTGCAGAAATGGCATATAGAAAAGCCATTTCAGAACAACCTTCAACCGTTGCAGGTATTTATAATTTAGGAAGTTCGTATATAAAGAAAGGAAACTTTGATGAGGCTTTATACAGACTTCAAGAAGCAGCTGAATCAGCAACGTCTAAAGCAGAAAAGCATAAAGCATTTCATAATATAGGTAATGTTTTAATGCAGAATAAAAAATGTAAGGAAGCCGTTGAAGCATTTAAAAGTGCATTGAGAAATGACCCTGCCGATGATGAAACACGATATAATTTAGGTTTAGCAAAGGTGTGTGCAGAACAGCAGAAGCAAGATCAAAAAGACGAGAATAAAGACGACGAAAACAAGGATAATAAGGACGAGAATAAAGATAATAAAGACCAAAAGGAAAACGACGATAAAAAAGATAAAGACGGCGATAACAAAGACGAAGACAAGAAAGACGAAGGCGATCAAGATAAAAAAGAAGGTGAAGACGAAAAGGATGATGAAGGAAAGCCTAAAGATGAAAAAGAGGATAAAGGAAAAGGTGATGAAGAAAAAGAAAGACCAACAACAACCTAA
- a CDS encoding four helix bundle protein — protein sequence MKANNLEDRVIDFAVFVIDLIEDVKKNYAGNYYGNQLIRSSGSPALNYGEARSAESHKDFVHKMGICLKELRESYNCLKIIKKGNLYTGNQQKIDMVLDENNQLISIFVTSIKTSKSNNSNIKNR from the coding sequence ATGAAAGCTAATAATTTAGAAGATAGAGTTATTGATTTTGCAGTTTTCGTAATAGATTTGATTGAAGATGTAAAAAAGAATTATGCTGGCAATTATTATGGAAATCAATTAATAAGGTCTTCTGGTTCTCCTGCCTTAAATTATGGAGAGGCTAGAAGTGCTGAATCTCATAAGGATTTTGTTCATAAAATGGGAATTTGTTTAAAAGAATTAAGGGAGAGCTATAATTGTTTAAAAATTATTAAAAAAGGGAATTTGTACACTGGAAATCAACAAAAAATAGATATGGTTTTAGATGAGAATAATCAACTAATTTCAATTTTTGTTACTAGTATAAAAACATCGAAGAGCAATAATTCTAATATCAAAAATCGTTAA